A window of Cellulosimicrobium protaetiae genomic DNA:
CGGACACCGAGAAGCTGCTGCTCGCCGTCGCGGGCATGGTCGCGCGCGACCGGCGCGAGCGGGGCGTGCTGCTCAACTACCCCGAGACGGTCGCGCTGCTCACCACGTGGGTGATCGAGCGGGCCCGCGAGGGGGCGGGCGTCGAGGAGCTCATGGTCTCGGGGCGCGAGGTGCTCGGCCGCGACGAGGTCATGGACGGCGTCGCGGAGATGCTGCCGGACGTCCAGGTCGAGGCGACGTTCCCCGACGGGCGCAAGCTCGTCACCATCCACCAGCCGATC
This region includes:
- a CDS encoding urease subunit gamma, yielding MHLTPADTEKLLLAVAGMVARDRRERGVLLNYPETVALLTTWVIERAREGAGVEELMVSGREVLGRDEVMDGVAEMLPDVQVEATFPDGRKLVTIHQPIA